Proteins from one Physeter macrocephalus isolate SW-GA chromosome 16, ASM283717v5, whole genome shotgun sequence genomic window:
- the B3GAT1 gene encoding galactosylgalactosylxylosylprotein 3-beta-glucuronosyltransferase 1 isoform X5 gives MGNEELWAQPALEMPKRRDILAIVLIVLPWTLLVTVWHQSTIAPLLAAHKGRVCCSLLFSWSGSPDPVPPAENRLDRDDGSDPRREAPPGADPREYCMSDRDIVEVVRTEYVYTRPPPWSDTLPTIHVVTPTYSRPVQKAELTRLANTLLHVPNLHWLVVEDAPRRTPLTARLLRDTGLNYTHLHVETPRNYKLRGDARDPRIPRGTMQRNLALRWLRETFPRNSSQPGVVYFADDDNTYSLELFEEMRSTRRVSVWPVAFVGGLRYEAPRVNGAGKVVGWKTVFDPHRPFAIDMAGFAVNLRLILQRSQAYFKLRGVKGGYQESSLLRELVTLSDLEPKAANCTKILVWHTRTEKPVLVNEGKKGFTDPMVEI, from the exons ATGG GTAACGAGGAGCTGTGGGCCCAGCCAGCCTTGGAGATGCCGAAGAGACGGGACATCCTTGCGATTGTCCTCATCGTGCTGCCTTGGACGCTGCTGGTCACCGTGTGGCACCAGAGCACCATCGCGCCCCTGCTCGCCGCACACAAGG GGCGAGTGTGTTGTTCGCTTCTCTTTTCCTGGTCGGGAAGCCCTGATCCAGTGCCACCTGCTGAAAATAGGCTGGACAGAG ATGACGGCAGCGACCCCCGGCGCGAGGCGCCACCCGGCGCGGACCCCAGGGAGTACTGCATGTCCGACCGCGACATCGTGGAGGTGGTGCGCACCGAGTACGTGTACACGCGGCCCCCTCCCTGGTCCGACACGCTGCCCACCATCCACGTGGTGACGCCCACCTACAGCCGTCCGGTCCAGAAGGCTGAGCTGACGCGCTTGGCCAACACGCTGCTGCACGTGCCCAACCTGCACTGGCTGGTGGTGGAGGATGCGCCGCGCCGCACGCCGCTGACCGCGCGCCTCCTGCGCGACACCGGCCTCAACTACACGCACCTGCACGTGGAGACGCCGCGCAACTACAAGCTGCGCGGGGACGCGCGCGACCCGCGCATCCCGCGGGGCACCATGCAGCGCAACCTGGCCCTGCGCTGGCTGCGTGAGACCTTCCCACGCAACTCCAGCCAGCCCGGCGTCGTGTACTTCGCGGACGACGACAACACCTACAGCCTGGAGCTCTTTGAGGAG ATGCGCAGCACCAGGCGGGTGTCCGTGTGGCCCGTAGCCTTCGTCGGCGGCCTTCGGTACGAGGCCCCGAGGGTCAATGGGGCCGGGAAGGTGGTCGGCTGGAAGACTGTGTTCGACCCCCACCGGCCGTTTGCAATAGACATGGCGGGATTTGCGGTCAACCTGCGGCTCATTCTGCAGCGAAGCCAGGCCTACTTCAAGCTTCGCGGCGTGAAGGGAGGCTACCAGGAAAGCAGCCTCCTGCGAGAACTTGTCACCCTCAGTGACCTGGAGCCCAAGGCAGCCAACTGCACCAAG
- the B3GAT1 gene encoding galactosylgalactosylxylosylprotein 3-beta-glucuronosyltransferase 1 isoform X6, whose translation MGNEELWAQPALEMPKRRDILAIVLIVLPWTLLVTVWHQSTIAPLLAAHKDDGSDPRREAPPGADPREYCMSDRDIVEVVRTEYVYTRPPPWSDTLPTIHVVTPTYSRPVQKAELTRLANTLLHVPNLHWLVVEDAPRRTPLTARLLRDTGLNYTHLHVETPRNYKLRGDARDPRIPRGTMQRNLALRWLRETFPRNSSQPGVVYFADDDNTYSLELFEEMRSTRRVSVWPVAFVGGLRYEAPRVNGAGKVVGWKTVFDPHRPFAIDMAGFAVNLRLILQRSQAYFKLRGVKGGYQESSLLRELVTLSDLEPKAANCTKILVWHTRTEKPVLVNEGKKGFTDPMVEI comes from the exons ATGG GTAACGAGGAGCTGTGGGCCCAGCCAGCCTTGGAGATGCCGAAGAGACGGGACATCCTTGCGATTGTCCTCATCGTGCTGCCTTGGACGCTGCTGGTCACCGTGTGGCACCAGAGCACCATCGCGCCCCTGCTCGCCGCACACAAGG ATGACGGCAGCGACCCCCGGCGCGAGGCGCCACCCGGCGCGGACCCCAGGGAGTACTGCATGTCCGACCGCGACATCGTGGAGGTGGTGCGCACCGAGTACGTGTACACGCGGCCCCCTCCCTGGTCCGACACGCTGCCCACCATCCACGTGGTGACGCCCACCTACAGCCGTCCGGTCCAGAAGGCTGAGCTGACGCGCTTGGCCAACACGCTGCTGCACGTGCCCAACCTGCACTGGCTGGTGGTGGAGGATGCGCCGCGCCGCACGCCGCTGACCGCGCGCCTCCTGCGCGACACCGGCCTCAACTACACGCACCTGCACGTGGAGACGCCGCGCAACTACAAGCTGCGCGGGGACGCGCGCGACCCGCGCATCCCGCGGGGCACCATGCAGCGCAACCTGGCCCTGCGCTGGCTGCGTGAGACCTTCCCACGCAACTCCAGCCAGCCCGGCGTCGTGTACTTCGCGGACGACGACAACACCTACAGCCTGGAGCTCTTTGAGGAG ATGCGCAGCACCAGGCGGGTGTCCGTGTGGCCCGTAGCCTTCGTCGGCGGCCTTCGGTACGAGGCCCCGAGGGTCAATGGGGCCGGGAAGGTGGTCGGCTGGAAGACTGTGTTCGACCCCCACCGGCCGTTTGCAATAGACATGGCGGGATTTGCGGTCAACCTGCGGCTCATTCTGCAGCGAAGCCAGGCCTACTTCAAGCTTCGCGGCGTGAAGGGAGGCTACCAGGAAAGCAGCCTCCTGCGAGAACTTGTCACCCTCAGTGACCTGGAGCCCAAGGCAGCCAACTGCACCAAG